The Actinomycetota bacterium nucleotide sequence ATACAAACTTTTTAAATGACTTGAAGCGCGGGGATGTGTTCGTTTTGCGGGTAGGACGCCGAGATGGCGTTCCTCATGTAGTGCTAAATGAGGCCCAGGATGCGCAAGATCCTCGACCAAGAGTTATGTCACTAAATAAGCAAGTAAAACGCATCGGTATTTTTGACTTCGACGAACTACCGCAATTAATTGGGGTAATCAGGATTCCGCCAAGTTTTGATTCACGTTCCGTTAAAAGCAGAAATTGGTTGTCGGAACAATTAATTCGGCAAGCTAAACACAGCAAACCAGAGCACCAGTGGAAACAGTCGACTGTCCAGACTAGCGTCGAGATTGATCGTCTTCGTAAGGCAATTCGAAGTCATCCATGCCATGGGTGCACGGATCGCGAAGAACATGTCCGCTGGTACGAAAGAAATAGAGAAACGCAAAAATCCATTCGCAAATTGGAAGAGCGGGTAGCCGCTCGGACAAGTTCCATCGCTCGAGAGTTTGACCAGGTTTGCTCTGTTTTGACCGAACTAGGCTACCTATTGGAAATAACAGATGGACACGAAATTACTGAACGCGGCCAGGTGTTGCGCGGAATTTACTCAGATCGAGACTTGCTGGTCGCCGAGTGCATCGAACAGCAGGCTTGGTCTGGACTGACAGTCGAAACATTAGCCAGTGCAGTAAGTGCCTTGGTTTTTGATGCCAGACGAGATGAAGAGAACCCGATTACTATTCCCGAAGGACAACTTGGCGACGTTCTCATAGGAATGCAGCAACTTTGGGGCGAGCTGAAAGACGTTGAATCGCAGAATCGGATTGACTATCTCGCTGAGTTAGATTTTGGCTTTATCTGGCCAACTTTGAAGTGGGCTCGCGGACAAGACATAGCCAGAGTTCTCAGAAATCAGTCATTGGCGCCAGGGGATTTCGTTAGGTGGACCAAGCAAGTCATCGACCTGTTAAAGCAGATTGCCGTAACGAGTACTGATCGAGAGCTAAGCGAGCTAGCTCGCAATAGCGCAAGAAATTTAGAGCGGGGAATAGTCACGTGGTGAAAGGTCTCTATTTCGATAGTGCAACGCTTTACTATCGCGCGTTCTTTGCCGTACCAGACTCTGTGCGAGCACCGGATGGAACACCGTCAGGTGCTGTCCGTGGCTTTCTAGAAATGACAAGCACTTTGATTTCTCAGTTTCCAGCAGATCATGTGGTCTTTGCCTGGGATTTAGATTGGCGACCACAGTGGCGAGTTGATTTGATACCCAGTTACAAGACACATCGCCTTGAACCTGACGCTCGGTTAGGTGAGGGCGAAGAAGATGTTCCCGATCAGTTGTCTGCTCAGATCGATGCCATCGCCGCAATTCTTGACGCTGTGGGCGTGCCACGACTCGGAGAAGATGGATTTGAGGCTGACGACATACTCGGCTCACTAGTTGCGCAGCATAAACATGAGGCCGACATTGTGACAGGAGATCGTGATCTATTTCAATTGGTGAATGATGAATCAAAGCATCGCGTGATTTCCATCACCAAAGGTATTCGAAACCTGGTCTTTGTGGACGATTCGTATCTTTTGCAAACCTACGGTGTTACAGGAAGTCAATACTCGGCTTTTGCCGCATTGCGAGGGGACTCTTCTGATGGACTGCCGGGGGTACGAGGGATAGGCGAAAAGGGCGCAGCAGCTCTAATAGCTGCGCACGACTCGATCCCTGGATTGATGGCAGCGGTCAATGAAGTCTCTAGTGGCATCAGTAAAAGTCATCGGACAAAACTCTTGACGCAGATTGACGAATTGCCCAATATGTTGAAGGTCGTTCAAGTTCGTACTGACGCAAGGGTAACGCGCAAACTTGTGCCCGTTAGCAGAATTAAGGACAGCAGCTCCCTTGCCGAGTTGGCTAGGGACTGGGGCGTTTCTCGGCAAGTAAATGCCTTTTTGGTCGCACTTAATCTGCCGAAATTGGATAGCGTTGACTCATGATTTCTTTGGCTTATGACAAACGGATATCACGCCTGAAGCAGGCCATGGAAAGTGATGACCTCGACGCAGTTTTCATAACTCCGAGTTCTGACCTGCGGTACTTAACGGGCTATCAGGCGCTACCGCTAGAGCGACTAACCTGTTTAATAGTTTCATCTGGCCAAACAACCAAACTCCTTGTACCGCGCTTAGAACTGCCAGCGGCTCAAGTTCACGATTTAGCACAATTCGACATTGAATTAGTCGCATGGGATGAGACAGACGATCCGATCGCAATGCTGGCTAAACTCACGGGCTCAGTTTCTCGAGTGGCAGTTGCTGACACGATGTGGGCACAAAAGGCATTAGCTATCCAGAGTGCTCTTTCGGCTACGACAGTTGCGGCTGGATCATTGCTGAGCCAACTGCGTGAGGTAAAGGAAGATGCCGAGCTGTCGGCCATAGCAAAAGCAGGCTTGGCCATCGACGCAGTTCACGATCAAATGGGTAACTGGCTACGGGCGGGCAGAAGTGAACGTGACGTTGCGCGGGACATCGCGGACGCCATTGTCAGCTCGGGCCATGAACGCGTTGATTTTGTTATTGTGGCCAGTGGACCAAACGGAGCAAGCCCACACCATGAATCTTCTGACCGCATTATTGAACCAGGAGACCCAGTAGTTGTCGACATAGGTGGAACGATGCCCAGTGGCTATTGCAGCGATTCAACGCGTATGTACGCCGTGGGGACACCAAGTGCGCAATATTTTGCTAGTTACAAGATTCTGCAGGAGGCACAAAGCGCAGCAGTTGATGGGATAAGTGCGGGTATGACCGGCGCTGCAGCGGACGCAATAGCAAGAGATATTCTTACTGAAGGCGGACTGGGCGAATACTTTGTACACCGAACCGGTCATGGCCTGGGCTTAGACACTCACGAGGAGCCGTACATAGTCGCAAGTAATCAGAAACCACTGGTTGCCGGAAATGTTTTCTCAATTGAGCCAGGTTTCTATATTCCTGGCAAGTATGGAGCCAGAATCGAAGACATTGTTGCATTGACTGAGACTGGGTTAGTTAATTTCAACAACACTTCACACGACTTAGCCATTTTGTAATTATGAGTTCCACATTGATTGTTGGGCGCAGTGTCTATGCGCCTGGAGTCGTAGGCGCTCAAGCAGTACTTTTTGAAGAGGAACAAATTGTTTGGGTTGGCGACAAGTTCACCGCTCAAACTTTCAAGGTTGAGGTAGACAACTATGTGGAACACCCCGACGCATTTATCGGTCCGGGTTTTGTCGATGCTCATGTACACCTGAGTGCCACAGGCCTGCGCTTACTTGGCGCTGACCTATCTGCAGCAACAAGTTGGTCAGACCTTGCGCTACGCACTGCGAAATATCTGTCGGCTTCAAACAGCAATCGAAATTTTCTATTCGGGTGGGACGAGTCGGGATGGCCTGATGATTTCTCCCAGTTTCTTGACGCGCTGCCGCAGGCGCTTCGAGTTAAATCCTTCTATCTGGCCCGAATAGACGGGCACTCTGCAGTAGTCAACCAAATGGAAGATAGTTCTGGTCCGAAAGTGCTCTCCGGGCAAGTGCGGCAAAAATATTGGGAAGAGTATTCGAGCGGTTTCGATTCAGATTTCTACACACAAAGCATCACGGCTGCGTTAAAAAAGGCTGCTAGTTTCGGGGTTGTGAGCGTTCACGAGAACGCTGGGCCCACTGTTAGTTCAAAAGCAGACTTCCTTTCAGTTCTGTCAGTTGCCAAATCGAACGACCTTCCTGGCGTCGTACCGTATTGGGCGTCTGCAGACATCGACGAAGCACTGGCACTAGGTGCTTTCGGGGTGGCTGGCGATTTCAGTGTAGATGGGTCACTGGGTTCAAGGACTGCACTGCTAACCGAAAGTTATTCCGATCAACCGGATACTCGTGGCTTTGCACAGTTGTCAGTACCAGAAATTGCAGCACAAATTGTTCGGGCAACCCGGCGAGGAGTTCAGGCGGGCTTTCATGCTATCGGCGATTTAGCCTGTGAAAAGGTGCACGAGGGGTTTCTGCAAGCACTCACCGAAGTTACACCAGCACAGGTTCGGGCCTGTCGCCATCGGATTGAACATTTATCGATGCCAACCTGCGAAGCGCTAGAGCTATTCGCTGGACTCGGAGTGGTGGCTAGTGTTCAGCCGTCATTCGACGCCTACTGGGGCACTAAAGCGGGCATGTATGAGAGTCGGCTTGGATCTGCTCGTTTAGCCCAAACGCACCCATTCCACAAAATGATAGAAGCGGGGATGGCACTAGCCTTCGGTTCTGATTCGCCGGTGACCCAAAGCAGTCCTTGGGATTGGATTCGGGCAGCAACTACCCATAATCAGGTCGAATCGCAGATTTCTGATCGCGCAGCGTTTAATGCCGCCACTAGGGGAGGGCATCGAGCCGCGCGAAATGACGCTGCTGGTGTTATCCAGGTAGGACACCGGGCCGATCTGGCGATTTGGCAGGTAGAAAACTACAACAGTGGGCAAGCGGCTACTGTTACCCAGAGTTGGTCAACTGATCCGCGATCTGGTTTACCTGCCCTGCCAGATTTAAGTGAAGGTAACCCTGAGTGTTTACTCACGGTTCGTGCAGGTCGGGTGATTTATGACCGAGCTACGCATGTTTAATTTTCGCACGGTGTTCAAATCTATTTTTGCTGGTGTAATTCTCTATTCTTCCTTTATCTGGTCAAGCTGGGTCCTAGTTCTATTTTCCCTTGCGTGGCTATATCGGTTATTGATAGATCAGCCGCTCAAAGCCAGATTCTGGATAGTGCTCAGTTTTGGACTTGGATTCTTCGTTCCTTTGCTTCGTTGGATAGCAGTTTTAGGCACCGATGCGCATGCACTCTTGGTTTTGCTTTGTTTAAGCTTCTTCATATTCCTGGCCTTAACGCCAGTTGAAGCAAACAGCACCCGTGGAAAAATCGAATTCGCAATTATTTGGGCAGCCATTGAACTGCTGCGGAGCAATTTTCCCTGGGGTGGCTTCAGTTGGGGTCTACTTAGCTATCCCGCTAGTTCGAGCTGGCTTGCACAGTACGCAAAGATTGGCGGTAGTACGCTGGTCGCGATCGTTTCGGTATTAGTTGCTACAAACTTGGCCGAGCTCTGGAAGCAACAGACACTACGCAAATTGGTTCTAATGCTGGTGGCATACCTATTAGCAGTTGTGCTGCCTAGCCCGCCAGTGGGTGATTCGCTAAAGGTAGGGATAGTTCAGAGCGGCGTAGTTGGTTCTGAAGTCTCCGAATATTTACGCCCGGCCGAAGTGTTACGAAGGCAAATAGCGCAAACTGTCGCACACAAGGAGACCTTACGCGAGGCGGATTTTGTGCTTTGGCCAGAAAATTCAGTTAATCTCACTTCGTTTCAGGATAGTGCTGCATTCCAGATTCAAAATGCGGTAGATGTGGTCAATAAACCCTTTATCATCGGAGTGGTGCTGCAGAGAGCAGATGAAGCTCCAAGAAATCTGGCGGTTCTTTGGCAACCTAAGCTTGGACCCACTGCCTCATATGCCAAAAAGCATCTAGTTCCATTTGGTGAATACTTACCCCTGCGTAATCTTCTGGCCAGTCGAATTTCTCGTTTCGATCAAATTCCCGCAGATTTTGCTGCAGGATCAGGTGGCTCAATAGTGGAGGTTGGTGGACACAAAATAGGCTTAGCTATTTGTTTTGAAGTCGCCGATCAAGACCATCTTCAGCAATTAGTCCAAGGTGGCGCTGAGCTTCTCGTGACTCTTTCAAATAATGCAACTTACGTTGCGACCAACCAGCCGGCGCAACAATTTCAAATTTCGCGTTTTAGCTCGTTGGCCCACCAACGCAGTATGGTCATTGCCACCACAACGGGAACGTCAGGAGTAATCGCTTCAAACGGTCAAATTGTGAGCCGAATCGGCCACAATGAGGGGGCAGCAATTGTCTCTGAGGTAGACCTGGTGAACGGTAAAACCTTTGCCGATCGAAACCCGTTGCGTCTGGGACTTATTTTGGTTGTTCTTGCGGGACTTTGCTATTTAGAGAGAATTTCTCAGTTTGTCCAACGAAGAAGGGGAGCGGCAAGTCGAAAAGATAGCGCAGATAGGGTTGTCTAGTGGAAAATCCTGCGCACCTTGAACTAGGTAAGATTCTGGTAATCATCCCTACCTTTAATGAGATTGAAAGCCTGCCCCTGATAGTTACCGGATTACGTGAGCAGGTCCCTGCAGTGCACTTACTGATCGTTGATGACAATTCGCCCGACGGCACTGGCGAATTAGCCGATCAAATGGCCAATACTGACGCCAACATTCAAGTACTGCATCGAACCCAAAAGAATGGACTCGGTGCTGCCTATTTGGCCGGTTTTGCGTGGGCAAAAGCAAACAGTTTTCAAGTGGTAGTCGAAATGGATGCAGACGGCTCGCACCGCACCGCTGATTTACCAAAATTGCTTAATGCATTAGTTAACGCAGATGTGGTGCTTGGCTCACGCTGGGTTAGTGGTGGGGAAGTGGTGAATTGGCCGCTAAGTAGAAAGATTTTGTCTCGGGGTGGAAACATTTACACCAGACTACTTCTCAACATTCCCCTGCACGATGCAACCGGCGGTTTCCGAGCGTATCGAATGTCCGCACTTGATGCGATGAATGTTCAAACAGTTCAGAGTCAGGGATATTGCTTCCAAGTTGATTTAGCTTGGCGTGCGATACAAAACCACCTGCGCGTTGTTGAAGTCCCAATCACTTTCGTCGAACGCGAATTCGGCGAAAGCAAGATGGACTCCCGAATTGTCAAAGAGGCACTACGCCGGGTTACGGTATGGGGTTTGACAAAACGCCTGGACAAAATTTTGCGAATTTTTCGCGATTAGGCGCTACGCAACTGGTCAAAGTCGTGCATCTGGTGCAGCTTTAGCAAGAAGATTTGCGCCAAATCATTCTCGGTGCGGCGCTCTCGTACGATTTCATAATGCGACCTGCGGGCGCGAATCGGCTCAGGCTCTGGAATGCTCGCCCCAGGAAGAACCGCCACGAGACCGCACGCACAGTCCCAAGTGACTGGAATTTCTTCGGCATCCGCGGCAAACGGCAGGGTAGATTTGTGCCCGTCGATGCAGGTGTAGGTCACGAGCTGTACGGCTACATGATCGCCACGGTCTACTTCATAACTAACGTGACTCATTGAACTGCCACGCATTGATTCGTCCATCATGATGACCTCCCGTATTTGATTCGAGCAATCTGTTATCGCTTGTCTACCCAACGTAAATACACTCAAACAAAAAGTTCAGCCAAGCTTTTTCTAAGTAGTGTTACCCCGCCAACATCGTCTGAAAAACTCAGTTACCGGGAGAATTCTGAGTGTTACCAATAGGCGCAAAGCCAGACTAAACTCCGTGATTGAAGTCTCAGGGGCGCACACTAATTAGCCGATAAGATACATTATGTCAATCTAACAAAATCTTGCCAGTACTGATGGAATTGACGTGCGACGCACTCATTTACACCGATTCCCGGGCGCTACCCCGCGCTAGCTAATCGACTTGAAAGGCCTCAGGGCTTGGACAAGAGCAAACCAGGTTGCGGTCACCGTAAGCGCCATCAATTCGTCGAACTGGCGGCCAATATTTATTTCCGATGTTTCCCGCTGGATACGCACCAACCGTGCGCTGGTAGACATCAGTCCAGTTACCCAGAACAAACTCAGCGGTATGTGGGGCATTTACCAAAGGGTTGTCTTGGCCCTGCCAGGCTCCACTTTGTACTTCTCGGATCTCCGCTCGAATACTTCGCATGGCGAAAATGAATCGATCTAATTCTGCAAGCGATTCACTTTCTGTCGGTTCAATCATCAAAGTGCCTGGCACTGGAAATGACATAGTTGGCGCATGGAATCCATAGTCCATTAGGCGCTTAGCAACATCATCAACGGTGATCCCGCTTTCCTTGGTGATGTCACGCAAATCTAGGATGCACTCATGAGCAACTAGCCCCTGGTTTCCGCGATACAGCACTGGGTAGTCCGCCGAAAGCTCGGCAGCTAGATAGTTCGCACTAACCACGGCCACCGATGTAGCGTCTTTGAGACCTTGAGCACCCATTAAGCGGATGTAGGCCCAGGCTATGGGCAAGATGCTGGCGCTGCCCCAAGGAGCAGCACTGACCGGTCCTACCCCGCCGTCTGTGTAACCCTGCCCTAGGGGGCCCGCCTCGGGGCGAATTGGATGCGATGGCAAATAAGGTGCCAGGTGCTCTTTTACTGCCACTGGGCCAACCCCAGGTCCCCCGCCACCGTGTGGAATCGCGAAAGTTTTGTGCAGATTTAAGTGCGAAACATCAGCGCCAAATTTACCGGGTTTGGCTAGCCCCACTAACGCATTAAGGTTTGCGCCATCCACATAGACCTGACCGCCTGCATTATGAATGAGCTCGCAAATTTCTTGGACCGCAGACTCGTAGACGCCATGCGTCGACGGGTAAGTAATCATTAAAGCGGAAAGAGTCTGTGCATTCTGCTCAATTTTGGATTTGAGATCTGCTATGTCTACATTGCCTTGCTCGTCACAGGCAACAACGACCACCCGCATGCCTGCCATGACCGCAGAGGCTGCGTTCGTACCGTGGGCACTGCTTGGAATCAGACAGACATCGCGCTGTGCTTGTCCTTGCGCCTTGTGATACGCCCTAATGGCCAGCAGGCCAGCAAACTCCCCCTGAGAGCCAGCGTTTGGTTGGAGATTAACGCTGTCGTAGCCCGTAATCTCGGCTAGCCAGGTTTCGAGCTGGCGAATCATGGCTAAATAACCCTGCACAGTATCTAGTGGTGCGAAGGGATGAATCCCGCCAAACTCAGGCCAAGTAACAGCGGCCATCTCGGTGGTTGCGTTCAACTTCATAGTGCATGAACCAAGCGGAATCATTGAGCGATCTAGCGCAATGTCCTTGTCGCTCAGTCTTCTGATGTAGCGCAGCATGTCTGTTTCACTGTGATGGGAATTGAATACTTCATGAGTCAAGAAACTGCTCCCTCGAAGTAAATGTGAGGGCAAGGTTTCGAACTCTATCCCAAATTCTGGGGCAACCACTTCCCCACTGACACTCGCTATCGCTTGCCAGAGGGTCATTACCGTTTGTTTAGTGGAGGTCTCATCAAAACTAATACTGACAACATCTGCAGAAATTTCATGTACTGCAATTCCAGCGTTGCGGGCCGCTGCGACAATTGCGTTGGCCTTGCCAGCCAGTGTTACTTGTACCGTGTCAAAAAAGTCACTTGAAGTTGCTACTCCACAGTCACGAAGACCACCAGCAAATGAACTTGCCAGCTGATTTGTTCTGCGGGCTATTCGAGTTAATCCATTCGGGCCGTGATAGACCGCATACATGGAGGCAAGAACCGCTAAGAGTACCTGGGCTGTGCAGATATTGCTTGTTGCCTTATCACGTCGGATGTGCTGTTCCCGAGTTTGTAAAGCAAGACGGTAGGCCAAGTTACCTGCTGCATCTTTAGTAACTCCGACCAAGCGTCCAGGCAGTGAGCGCTCTAGGCCACTTCGCACAGCCATAAAGCCAGCGTGTGGACCACCGAAGCCGATTGGGACACCAAAGCGCTGTGTGGAACCAACAGCGATGTCCGCTCCCCACTCTCCCGGTGGCGTTAGCAGTGTAAGAGCGAGCAGATCGGTTACTGCAACTACAAGAGCGCCAGCAGCATGGGCGGTGGTAACTAAAACTCGAAGGTCGCGAACGCTACCACTGCTTGCTGGGAAACTTACCAATAATCCGAAGCACTCCTCAATTTCATCGCTACAGGTGCTCACATCAATTAGATGAATGTCTATCCCTAGTGGCTCGGCTCTAGTTTGCAACACTGCAAGAGTTTGTGGATGCGTGTCCGCATCAACAAGGAAAATGTTTGACTGTGATTTGCTCATTCGGCGAATCAAAGTCATCGCTTCTGCGGCTGCCGTTGATTCGTCTAAAAGTGACGCACTTGCGATGTCCAAGCCCGTTAAATCGGTAACCATTGTCTGAAAATTGAGTAAGGCCTCAAGGCGTCCCTGGGAAATTTCTGGTTGATAAGGTGTGTAAGCGGTGTACCAGGCTGGATTTTCGAATATGTTTCGCGCGATAACACCTGGAGTATGTGTTCCGTAGTAGCCAAGCCCGATCATTGGCGTTAACACGATATTTTTGCCAGCGAGATCGCGCAATTCGGCTAACACTTCTGGTTCCGATCGCCCAGCTGGAATTTCTAGTTCCTCAGTTAGTGCAATACCTTGGGGTACAGCAACTGCAATTAGTTCCTCTAAATTTGCATAACCAAGCTTGTCTAGCATGTGTGTCAGCTGATGTCCATCGGGACCGATATGTCGATCAGCGAAAATTTCATCTGATTTTTGTACTGAAATAAGGTCAGCCACTTTTACTCCACAACAAAGACGGATGCGTTTGCGCATCTCCCCCTCTGTTGCCGTGCTGCTTCAGAGTTGCTGATCCCGCAAGGTCCCTTTGCCTGAGAGGTTATGAGGACATTTGCCCCGTCGGCGTTGCGCTAAGCGCAAACTCTCCCTTGCAGGTTCGTAAGCAACTCTATTCTACCGCAGGACGCATGGTGCAGCGTGTTAGGCTCCTTCGCGTGCCTTACGACGCAGAGATAGCTCGTCGGTTGCGTTAGACATTGGTGCTTCCAGGACAGTTCGCTCGCTCGGTAGATGACTTAAGCTTCCGGCGACTTCACGCCAGACACCGCCTATCGCAATCCCAAAAACCGCCTGCCCATGTGCCAAGAGGTCAATAATTTCGTCTGCGGACATACAGGCATAGACGCTGACTCCATCACTCATAAGAGTAATTTGGGTGAGATCTCCTATTCCGCGAGTTCTCAAGTATTCAATGGCGGTCCGGATCTGCTGCAGTGATACGCCGGCGTCAAGCAGGCGCTTGACCACTTTGAGTTCCAAGATGTCGCGAAAACCGTAGAGTCTTGAAGTACCTGAACCCGTGGCTGGCCTAACTGTAGGTTCAACCAGACCCGTGCGAGCCCAGTAGTCAAGCTGCCGATACGTAATCCCGACTACCCCGGCGGCTACCGGACCACGGAAACCCAATTGCGAAAGCTCTGAAATTGGAGTTTGGTCAGCGAATAAACCCTGCTCTTCGGCAACAATTTGCGCCTGGGCTCTTGCTACTTCATCAGCGATCGATTCGGGTGCAGTACCCTCAAATTCGGTCATTGACTATCTCCTCGGTGAAGGTGGACCTAGTCCACGGGGAAACCTTCGGATACTCACGATATGTGCATCTCAGGTTGAGGTCAATTAACTTGACCACGACACGCCGACCGTCAAGCCTAAATCTCTACTTCAGGGTTTGTTAGACCTAAAAAAACCGTATTTTGGCTAAGAAAAGTCTTCTGGCTTGATCTGGTCCAGAAACTCGCGAAATTGCTCCAACTCTGTGTCGGTGTCGGATTCCTGCTCCTGCTCAGAAACGAATTGTCCAGCCGTGGCCATTACGTCATCACTGACATAAATCGGCACATCGGCTCTAATTGCCAAAGCCACTGCATCAGATGGTCGAGCACTTACTGCGTCATGGGTGCTGAACTGCAGGACGGCATAAAACACACCGTCTTGAAGTTCGGTCACCTCAACGCTTACCAGTTTTTCAGAAAAATCGGTGATTACATTGAGTAATAAATCGTGCGTCATCGGCCTGCTTACCGCAACTCCATCAAGGGCCATTGAGATTGCACTAGCTTCGGGCATCCCGATCCACAGTGGCAGAAATCTAGGGCTATCAATCTCGCGCAAAATCAATACTGGCTGGTTAGATGGGAACTCGATCCGAACGCCGACAACTTCTACCTGAACCATATGGCTAGTTTATGCCAGAAGTTAAAGTTGTTCGTCCAAAATTTGTCGGAGCACTAGTTCGTGCAGGCGCAAAAGTGCGTTTGAAATTTGTAGTGCCAGTTCAGCAACCTCTGCATTTGAGGCACCATTTCTACCGGAACGCGCAGCAGTTATCAGCGGAGCGAACAAATCAATTTCTCTACCGGCTGAAGACTTCACAGTTTTCAGGTGTCTTGGCTCTAAACCAAATCCTGCTAGCAAGCCAGCCGTTTCGACAATCGTCAAATCTCTGCCACTAAATAGTCCTTGCTCATCTGGTCTGATAAGACTGAAAGTTAGCAGATCCTTAACCAGGTCCTCAGCTTGCCCAGAATTTTCCAATAACTCTTCACGAGTAAGTCGAACCGCCTTAACATTGGCAGACTCAACCAAGCTGTCGGTACTAACCAGCGCACGAGGAGGTTTGGGCGTGACATCTCCAACGGCTGGTGGTTCAAGCCCTCGATCCATGGCTTCGATGTGGTTCTTAATGACCTTCAAGGGAAGGAAATGATCCCGTTGCATGCGCAGAATGTAGCGAAGTCTCTCAACATCAATAAGACTGAACTTGCGGTACCCACTTGCAGTGCGAGTTGGCGTTATCAGCTCATGGGTTTCCAGGAACCTGATTTTCGAAATAGTTATTTCGGGAAACTCTTCGGAAATTCGGTTAATTACCTCACCGATTGTAAATAGTGCATGACCAGATGCAGTGCGCGGAAACTCTTGTGCCATGTGAATTAGGCCTGACTCTGGTTTGCAATGAAAACTAGGCGATACTTACCTATTTGCACATCGTCATTATTTGCTAGCACCACTGAGTTGACCAGCCGTCGATTGACGTAAGTTCCGTTGAGGCTGCCAGAGTCAGTTAGAACCCAGCCCTGAGTCGTGAAAGTTAAAGTAGCATGCTGGCGGGAAACGGTTACGTCGTCCAAAAAGATGGAACTCTCTGGTGAGCGGCCGATTGTTACTGACTCAGGATTAGTTGCCGTCAAGGTGAAGCGAACACCTTCTAAACTTCCCCGAGTCACCACCAGCACTGCGTTGCTACCGGCCAACTCAGCGAAGTGCACTGGATTGACGATCGGTACTTCGGTGGTTTCAACTACATTAGCGATGTCGTAAATGCCTGTTGTTTGCGTGGTTGTTGGCATGGCGGCGCCGCAAGATGAACAAAAACGGGCACCCGGCTCGTTCTCATGCTCACACATCGAACAACTGGTCATTTTGGCCTTCCAATATCAACCTGTGATTTGTTGATACGCTACCGCGTCTAACAGCTCTGCGACAGCAACTTCAGCATTTTCGACAATTATGTCGGCTAGCCACCCAGACGCATAAGGATCCGAGTTAATCACTTCGGGCGCGGTCTCCACTGCGTCATTTCGGGCCGCTACCTTGCCAGAAACTGGAGCAAATATATCGCTCACGCTTTTAGTGGATTCTACTTCCCCACAATGTGCTCCAGCTGTAACGTTCTGTCCGACCGACGGCAAACTCACAAAAACTATGTCACCAAG carries:
- the gcvP gene encoding glycine dehydrogenase (aminomethyl-transferring): MRKRIRLCCGVKVADLISVQKSDEIFADRHIGPDGHQLTHMLDKLGYANLEELIAVAVPQGIALTEELEIPAGRSEPEVLAELRDLAGKNIVLTPMIGLGYYGTHTPGVIARNIFENPAWYTAYTPYQPEISQGRLEALLNFQTMVTDLTGLDIASASLLDESTAAAEAMTLIRRMSKSQSNIFLVDADTHPQTLAVLQTRAEPLGIDIHLIDVSTCSDEIEECFGLLVSFPASSGSVRDLRVLVTTAHAAGALVVAVTDLLALTLLTPPGEWGADIAVGSTQRFGVPIGFGGPHAGFMAVRSGLERSLPGRLVGVTKDAAGNLAYRLALQTREQHIRRDKATSNICTAQVLLAVLASMYAVYHGPNGLTRIARRTNQLASSFAGGLRDCGVATSSDFFDTVQVTLAGKANAIVAAARNAGIAVHEISADVVSISFDETSTKQTVMTLWQAIASVSGEVVAPEFGIEFETLPSHLLRGSSFLTHEVFNSHHSETDMLRYIRRLSDKDIALDRSMIPLGSCTMKLNATTEMAAVTWPEFGGIHPFAPLDTVQGYLAMIRQLETWLAEITGYDSVNLQPNAGSQGEFAGLLAIRAYHKAQGQAQRDVCLIPSSAHGTNAASAVMAGMRVVVVACDEQGNVDIADLKSKIEQNAQTLSALMITYPSTHGVYESAVQEICELIHNAGGQVYVDGANLNALVGLAKPGKFGADVSHLNLHKTFAIPHGGGGPGVGPVAVKEHLAPYLPSHPIRPEAGPLGQGYTDGGVGPVSAAPWGSASILPIAWAYIRLMGAQGLKDATSVAVVSANYLAAELSADYPVLYRGNQGLVAHECILDLRDITKESGITVDDVAKRLMDYGFHAPTMSFPVPGTLMIEPTESESLAELDRFIFAMRSIRAEIREVQSGAWQGQDNPLVNAPHTAEFVLGNWTDVYQRTVGAYPAGNIGNKYWPPVRRIDGAYGDRNLVCSCPSPEAFQVD
- a CDS encoding MerR family transcriptional regulator produces the protein MTEFEGTAPESIADEVARAQAQIVAEEQGLFADQTPISELSQLGFRGPVAAGVVGITYRQLDYWARTGLVEPTVRPATGSGTSRLYGFRDILELKVVKRLLDAGVSLQQIRTAIEYLRTRGIGDLTQITLMSDGVSVYACMSADEIIDLLAHGQAVFGIAIGGVWREVAGSLSHLPSERTVLEAPMSNATDELSLRRKAREGA
- a CDS encoding bifunctional nuclease family protein translates to MVQVEVVGVRIEFPSNQPVLILREIDSPRFLPLWIGMPEASAISMALDGVAVSRPMTHDLLLNVITDFSEKLVSVEVTELQDGVFYAVLQFSTHDAVSARPSDAVALAIRADVPIYVSDDVMATAGQFVSEQEQESDTDTELEQFREFLDQIKPEDFS
- a CDS encoding MerR family transcriptional regulator → MAQEFPRTASGHALFTIGEVINRISEEFPEITISKIRFLETHELITPTRTASGYRKFSLIDVERLRYILRMQRDHFLPLKVIKNHIEAMDRGLEPPAVGDVTPKPPRALVSTDSLVESANVKAVRLTREELLENSGQAEDLVKDLLTFSLIRPDEQGLFSGRDLTIVETAGLLAGFGLEPRHLKTVKSSAGREIDLFAPLITAARSGRNGASNAEVAELALQISNALLRLHELVLRQILDEQL
- a CDS encoding FHA domain-containing protein; amino-acid sequence: MTSCSMCEHENEPGARFCSSCGAAMPTTTQTTGIYDIANVVETTEVPIVNPVHFAELAGSNAVLVVTRGSLEGVRFTLTATNPESVTIGRSPESSIFLDDVTVSRQHATLTFTTQGWVLTDSGSLNGTYVNRRLVNSVVLANNDDVQIGKYRLVFIANQSQA
- the gcvH gene encoding glycine cleavage system protein GcvH, with translation MANIPSDLKYTAEHEWVQVLDATTVRFGITDYAQDALGDIVFVSLPSVGQNVTAGAHCGEVESTKSVSDIFAPVSGKVAARNDAVETAPEVINSDPYASGWLADIIVENAEVAVAELLDAVAYQQITG